In the Campylobacter concisus ATCC 51562 genome, one interval contains:
- a CDS encoding rod-binding protein, giving the protein MQIDNTLALNSYNEISANKIKNANAKQDALLKEQTDAFEAYMVKAVLDIALKEDEHNSLYPKAAGSDIYRSMYNDAMSKALSGNLGFSELLYDFLKRDS; this is encoded by the coding sequence ATGCAAATAGATAACACCTTGGCGCTAAATTCATACAATGAAATTTCGGCAAATAAGATAAAAAACGCAAATGCCAAACAAGATGCACTTTTAAAAGAGCAAACTGATGCGTTTGAGGCATATATGGTAAAGGCTGTGCTTGATATTGCTTTAAAAGAAGACGAGCACAACTCGCTATATCCAAAGGCTGCTGGTAGTGATATTTATAGGTCAATGTATAACGATGCAATGAGTAAAGCATTGAGCGGAAATCTTGGTTTTTCAGAACTTTTGTACGATTTTTTAAAGAGAGACTCTTAA
- a CDS encoding flagellar basal body P-ring protein FlgI yields MKKFLSFVAASVIATSAFATQIKELASIVGVRDNQLIGYGLVVGLNGTGDGSTSKFTIQSLSNMLQGVNVKINPDDIKSKNAAAVMVTAKLPAFARHGDKLDVVISSIGDAKSLQGGTLLMTPLKGVDGDIYALAQGALSIGGKSMGRSGGNHPTVGSILNGALVEREVTYDIYNQDSIRLSLKDTNFKTALDIQNAINANISDDAAKAIDPRTVIVKKPDDVSIIELASAVLDLDVEYKPDEKIVVDERTGTIVSGINAVVSPVVLTHGAITIKIEPNSYDEAAQNDVNIGSDTSVAPSQNLLKISGEKTTVANVTRALNKLGATPSDIISILENLKRVGAIQVDLEII; encoded by the coding sequence ATGAAAAAATTTTTATCTTTTGTAGCAGCTTCAGTGATAGCTACTTCAGCTTTTGCTACGCAGATAAAAGAGCTTGCAAGCATAGTTGGCGTAAGGGATAACCAGCTAATAGGTTACGGCCTTGTCGTTGGGCTAAATGGCACAGGTGACGGCTCGACGTCAAAATTTACGATCCAGTCTTTATCGAACATGCTTCAAGGTGTAAACGTAAAGATAAATCCAGATGATATCAAGTCAAAAAACGCAGCTGCTGTTATGGTGACAGCCAAGCTTCCTGCGTTTGCAAGGCATGGCGATAAGCTTGATGTCGTGATCTCATCTATCGGTGATGCAAAAAGCTTGCAAGGTGGTACGCTTCTCATGACGCCACTAAAAGGCGTTGATGGTGATATTTACGCTTTGGCTCAAGGTGCTTTAAGTATCGGCGGAAAAAGCATGGGTAGATCAGGTGGCAACCACCCAACCGTTGGCTCTATCCTAAATGGTGCTTTAGTTGAGCGAGAAGTGACTTATGATATTTACAATCAAGATAGCATAAGACTAAGCCTAAAAGATACAAATTTTAAAACCGCTCTTGATATCCAAAATGCTATAAATGCAAATATCTCTGATGATGCCGCAAAGGCGATCGATCCAAGAACGGTTATCGTTAAAAAGCCAGATGATGTTAGCATTATCGAGCTTGCAAGCGCTGTGCTTGATCTTGATGTAGAGTATAAGCCAGATGAGAAGATAGTAGTTGATGAGAGAACTGGCACGATAGTAAGTGGCATAAATGCCGTAGTTAGCCCAGTTGTCTTAACGCATGGTGCAATCACAATAAAAATAGAGCCAAATAGCTACGATGAAGCAGCACAAAATGATGTAAATATAGGAAGCGACACATCTGTTGCGCCTAGTCAAAATTTACTTAAAATTTCAGGCGAAAAAACAACCGTTGCAAATGTAACAAGAGCGCTAAACAAGCTTGGGGCAACACCAAGTGATATCATATCGATACTTGAAAATTTAAAGCGAGTTGGTGCGATACAAGTCGATCTGGAGATAATATAA